The Lacipirellula parvula genome window below encodes:
- a CDS encoding VOC family protein gives MTIKRMDNFGIVVADLDAAIEFFVELGLELEGRAPIAGEWADRITGLPDMRVEIAMLRTPDGHSRLELSCFDAPPVVADHRTAPVNSLGYLRVMFAVENLDDTLTRLAKHGATVIGEVVQYANVYRLCYIRGPEGILIGLAEQLGQQASRENPLD, from the coding sequence ATGACCATTAAACGCATGGACAACTTCGGCATCGTCGTCGCTGACCTCGACGCCGCCATCGAGTTCTTCGTCGAGCTCGGCCTGGAACTCGAAGGCCGCGCCCCGATCGCCGGCGAGTGGGCCGATCGCATCACCGGCTTGCCAGACATGCGGGTCGAAATCGCCATGCTGCGAACGCCCGACGGCCACAGCCGGCTCGAACTCTCCTGCTTCGACGCCCCGCCGGTCGTCGCCGATCACCGCACAGCCCCCGTGAACTCGCTCGGCTACCTGCGGGTGATGTTCGCCGTGGAAAACTTAGACGACACGCTAACCCGCCTCGCGAAGCACGGCGCCACAGTCATCGGCGAAGTCGTCCAATACGCGAACGTCTACCGCCTCTGCTACATCCGCGGCCCCGAAGGCATCCTCATCGGCCTCGCCGAACAACTCGGGCAGCAAGCTTCTCGCGAGAATCCGCTCGATTAG
- a CDS encoding NTP/NDP exchange transporter produces the protein MPTRLLLSALWFFLVLFSYYVLKPVRDALATETRLFGPLYLATFLAASAALPLYWRIVARTTRRQLVFGVYQFFVACLVAFALLLARGEGETEWLRNAFFVWVSVFNLYVVAVFWSVMADLFSAEEGKSWFGAMAAAGTVGSIVASLVGHVAAQRLGLEWLMVVAIVALELAIATAWLLLRFASREEFARCSLWEGSPTPKPVSGPQRTEVEREIGVGDASHKSQQAHKSNNTASKPPSSGSLLAGLRTVLSSRYLLMICAFTAIGKFSATFVYNNFQHTLREEGLAVAERTELFSAMNFYSQTGTLAFQALLAAALMRLVGVGATLAAACGVIVGLFVWLSIDATLWPLMVAKVVQEIVGYGLLVPAQQVLFTVVSRTEKYESKAFIDTAVFRGSDVAAANVVDALGRFSASAAAMAILPLVGVWMALGAWLGREQTVREKAGEKN, from the coding sequence ATGCCCACCCGCCTCCTACTCTCCGCCCTCTGGTTCTTCCTCGTTCTCTTCTCCTACTACGTCCTAAAACCAGTCCGCGACGCCCTCGCCACCGAAACCCGCCTCTTCGGCCCCCTCTACCTCGCCACGTTCCTCGCCGCCTCTGCCGCCCTCCCTCTCTACTGGCGAATCGTCGCCCGCACCACGCGGCGGCAACTCGTCTTCGGCGTCTACCAGTTCTTCGTCGCCTGCCTCGTCGCGTTCGCCCTGCTGCTCGCCCGCGGCGAGGGTGAAACCGAATGGCTCCGCAACGCCTTCTTCGTGTGGGTGAGCGTCTTCAACCTCTACGTCGTCGCCGTCTTCTGGAGCGTGATGGCCGACCTCTTTTCCGCCGAGGAGGGGAAGAGCTGGTTCGGCGCCATGGCCGCGGCCGGCACCGTCGGCTCGATCGTCGCGTCGCTCGTCGGCCACGTTGCCGCGCAGCGGCTGGGGCTCGAGTGGCTGATGGTCGTCGCGATCGTCGCCCTCGAACTCGCGATCGCCACGGCCTGGCTCTTGTTGCGGTTCGCCTCGCGCGAAGAGTTTGCAAGATGCTCTTTGTGGGAGGGGTCTCCGACCCCGAAGCCGGTTAGCGGGCCGCAGAGAACTGAAGTGGAGCGCGAAATCGGCGTCGGAGACGCCTCCCACAAATCACAACAAGCTCACAAGTCAAACAACACCGCCAGCAAGCCCCCTTCCAGCGGCTCGCTCCTCGCCGGCCTCCGCACCGTGCTCTCGTCGCGTTACTTGCTGATGATCTGCGCGTTCACCGCCATCGGCAAATTCTCCGCGACTTTCGTCTACAACAATTTTCAACACACGCTCCGCGAGGAAGGACTCGCCGTCGCCGAACGCACCGAATTGTTCTCCGCGATGAACTTCTACTCCCAAACCGGCACGCTCGCGTTCCAAGCCCTTCTCGCCGCCGCGCTGATGCGACTCGTCGGCGTCGGCGCGACGCTCGCCGCGGCCTGCGGCGTCATCGTCGGCCTGTTCGTCTGGCTGTCGATCGACGCCACGCTCTGGCCGCTCATGGTCGCCAAAGTCGTCCAAGAAATCGTCGGCTACGGCCTGCTCGTCCCCGCGCAGCAAGTGCTGTTCACCGTGGTGAGCCGCACCGAAAAGTACGAATCAAAAGCGTTCATCGACACGGCCGTCTTCCGCGGCAGCGACGTCGCCGCGGCCAACGTCGTCGACGCCCTCGGCCGCTTCTCCGCAAGCGCCGCCGCCATGGCGATCCTCCCGCTCGTCGGCGTGTGGATGGCGCTAGGCGCGTGGCTAGGCCGAGAACAAACCGTTCGAGAGAAAGCAGGCGAAAAGAATTGA
- a CDS encoding endonuclease domain-containing protein, with protein sequence MYRDEDQRDFARRLRNEPSGAEKRLWFLLRAGQLNGHKFRRQAALGPYIVDFICLAQRLIVELDGPQHLEAAVAEHDARRTAWLAERGYRVIRFRNHEIDEDVHRVVDAIRQALEVATPTPLPPPSPTLPSRGREPDGTE encoded by the coding sequence ATGTACCGCGACGAAGACCAGCGAGATTTCGCCCGCCGGCTCCGCAATGAGCCAAGCGGCGCTGAAAAACGTCTGTGGTTCCTGTTACGCGCTGGCCAACTCAACGGCCACAAGTTCCGCCGCCAAGCCGCGCTCGGCCCCTACATCGTCGACTTCATCTGCCTCGCGCAACGACTCATCGTCGAACTCGACGGCCCGCAACATCTCGAAGCAGCAGTCGCCGAGCACGACGCCCGCCGCACCGCCTGGCTTGCCGAACGCGGCTACCGTGTGATTCGCTTCCGCAATCACGAGATCGACGAGGACGTGCACCGCGTGGTCGATGCGATTCGGCAGGCGCTTGAAGTGGCCACGCCAACGCCGCTGCCGCCCCCCTCCCCAACCCTCCCCTCCAGGGGGAGGGAGCCGGATGGGACTGAGTAG
- a CDS encoding DUF1559 domain-containing protein, with the protein MFELQSTTYGARTPAPTNSQRGFTLIELLVVIAVIGLLTALLLPAVQAARESSRKATCANNMRQMGLAASQFATARGTYPCSWPNGDASITWARELLPYLELRSLCDAWDDRLGFFEGANGDLAATIVPTYKCPTAPSDDVYEYEKIGPQPTRMATIDYKGCQGANSNDPIVKHWGRTGWAAGIISREYTSPGKITDGLSQTVLLVESAGGSELYGPERSAWTPARIWYPEDGSWVGRALSSVSPTAYAAIKRVSRCTVNCSNSYDYGPYAFHDGGAYAVLADGSVRFLSEEIEPVILLGLYCYDDGDALSGF; encoded by the coding sequence ATGTTCGAGCTGCAATCTACAACTTACGGAGCTCGCACGCCGGCGCCAACGAACTCTCAGCGCGGCTTTACGCTGATCGAGTTGCTGGTCGTGATTGCGGTGATCGGTCTGCTCACGGCGCTACTGCTGCCTGCCGTGCAGGCGGCCCGCGAGTCGTCGCGCAAGGCGACCTGCGCGAACAACATGCGGCAGATGGGACTTGCGGCCTCTCAGTTCGCCACGGCTCGCGGGACGTATCCGTGCAGCTGGCCCAATGGGGATGCGTCGATCACTTGGGCGCGGGAGTTGTTGCCGTACCTTGAGCTGCGCTCGCTCTGCGATGCGTGGGACGACCGCCTGGGATTCTTCGAGGGCGCGAACGGCGACTTGGCGGCGACGATCGTGCCGACGTACAAGTGCCCCACGGCGCCCAGCGACGATGTGTACGAGTATGAGAAGATTGGGCCGCAACCGACGCGGATGGCGACCATCGACTACAAAGGATGCCAGGGGGCGAACTCCAACGACCCGATCGTGAAGCATTGGGGGAGGACCGGCTGGGCGGCCGGAATCATCAGCCGCGAGTACACGAGTCCCGGCAAGATTACCGACGGGCTATCGCAAACAGTTTTGCTGGTGGAATCGGCGGGGGGCTCGGAGCTCTATGGTCCTGAGCGAAGCGCGTGGACGCCGGCGCGCATCTGGTACCCCGAGGATGGGTCGTGGGTGGGCCGCGCACTGAGCAGCGTTTCGCCAACCGCCTACGCAGCTATCAAACGCGTGAGCCGCTGCACGGTGAACTGTTCGAACTCGTACGACTACGGGCCCTACGCGTTTCACGACGGGGGCGCCTACGCGGTGTTGGCGGATGGGAGCGTTCGGTTTCTTTCCGAAGAGATTGAGCCGGTGATTTTGCTGGGGCTCTATTGTTATGACGATGGGGACGCGCTGTCGGGGTTTTGA
- a CDS encoding choice-of-anchor Q domain-containing protein — MNFKKWLHDSILPRMQSSRARRRQPRRSSQRGYVPQVFLLEDRRLLAVLTVTTADEIGVGSLAYVINSSVNRINGGTGDDVIQFAPALDGGTISLAGDFVNPFATNVGATAFQVRNNTTLTIDGVTGMSQGVNIARSGAAFRFFYVDVGSNLTLKGLTLTNGLAQGLAGGNAALSGAGGGSAGMGGAIFNRGNLTIEGCTLDDNDAVGGAGGSYLASLTGRGGGGGGGMTNVGQSANSNTGGFGGGNGGGNGGASGGNNGMNAGLIGSGGGGGGAGLDPSIIGGTGGKGTLGGGGGGGGSYKGAGGAGGFGGGGGGGADHAGVGGAAGYGGGAGHAGGGATFESQSGAGGGGAGMGGAIFNEAGAVTIVNSTFTANAAVGGAGGTAIDPARNGGAGQGLGGAIFNRSGTITITNSTIASNTVTQGDGSTLARAGSGVFSISDTTLAAAHINNTIISHVGAPTVDDYTSFAVGAGHTSTGNGNLMGVQFGFLGGASNADPQLGPLQENGGLTRTMALLAGSPAINQGIDLLPGNGVPATDQRGLPRDPTNIDVGAFEYRLVASMIVNAEIDETNVAATLSLREAIELANGTRSYDALSASEKAQVTLVGGISNTITFASNLNGKTITLTTVGSGRVGPTALPITSNIVVTGPAGNSGVTVTAAGTTMRLFDVTNSGNLTLQNLTLTGGTARGFAGGDFFLGGGGGGSAGLGGAVFNQGTLQILNSTLTANIAQGGAGGMFNETLEGNGGSGGGGLNVKGANVANNNGSSGGGPNGGAGSSGYGEDGGFGGGGAGGASDGSSSGGQPGGIGGYGGGGGGGGYASSFPGIGGAGGFGGGAGGNSGIGGNGGSGMGGAIFNEAGIVIISNSTLAANTAVGGVGDVGGSGIGGALYNHNGTITISSSTIFANIAAQAGRGVYNLGDDGYATTDSITADAVINNTIIGQASAPAGEDFTGATIGNGVNATSGSYNLIRTFSGFAGAVVSSADPKLGPLQNNGGPTPTMALLTGSPAIDAGNPGYASPPSVDQRGGAFARVLNGRIDVGAYEGVASVAASADFNADSRVDGRDFLAWQRGFGIASNATKANGDADNNGAVNAADLAVWKTQFGTSGAVTAAAPAAAPAMAPASATFAMPAIAPTTLAITNSEDQPSPPASESSAATPVTQHWFWLAGEGLVTRAASPRAAATQQDADNYSTPSRHAFWSSFSPTGLKRSAHSDAEDFGLSYNDDEEAAAANPDALNSLDHAFANLAGSHLDF, encoded by the coding sequence ATGAACTTCAAAAAGTGGCTGCATGATTCCATCCTCCCCCGCATGCAGTCGTCTCGCGCTCGCCGCCGCCAGCCGCGGCGTTCTTCACAGCGCGGCTACGTGCCGCAAGTGTTCTTACTCGAGGATCGCCGCCTGCTCGCCGTGCTGACCGTCACCACCGCCGACGAAATTGGCGTCGGTTCCTTGGCCTACGTCATCAACTCCAGCGTCAACCGCATCAACGGCGGCACGGGCGACGATGTCATTCAGTTCGCACCGGCACTCGACGGCGGCACAATCTCGCTCGCCGGCGACTTCGTCAATCCGTTTGCAACGAACGTCGGCGCCACCGCGTTTCAAGTTCGCAACAACACTACGCTGACCATCGATGGCGTGACGGGCATGTCGCAGGGCGTCAACATCGCCCGTAGCGGCGCGGCCTTTCGGTTCTTCTACGTCGACGTCGGCAGCAACCTCACGCTGAAGGGGCTCACGCTCACCAATGGTCTCGCGCAAGGCCTGGCCGGCGGCAACGCGGCGCTTAGCGGCGCCGGGGGCGGCAGCGCCGGCATGGGGGGCGCCATCTTCAATCGCGGCAACCTCACCATCGAGGGCTGCACGCTCGACGACAACGATGCCGTCGGGGGCGCCGGCGGTTCGTACCTCGCGAGTCTCACCGGCCGCGGCGGCGGGGGCGGCGGCGGGATGACCAACGTCGGACAATCGGCGAACTCGAACACAGGCGGCTTCGGCGGCGGCAATGGCGGCGGCAACGGCGGCGCATCGGGCGGGAACAACGGCATGAACGCCGGCTTGATCGGCAGCGGCGGCGGGGGCGGCGGCGCGGGCCTCGATCCCTCCATCATCGGCGGAACGGGCGGCAAAGGAACCCTGGGCGGCGGGGGCGGCGGCGGCGGATCGTACAAGGGCGCTGGCGGCGCCGGCGGCTTTGGCGGCGGCGGCGGCGGCGGAGCCGATCACGCGGGCGTCGGCGGCGCGGCCGGGTATGGCGGCGGCGCGGGGCACGCGGGGGGCGGCGCGACCTTCGAATCGCAAAGCGGCGCTGGCGGCGGCGGGGCCGGCATGGGAGGCGCCATCTTCAACGAAGCGGGCGCCGTCACCATCGTCAACTCCACCTTCACCGCCAACGCAGCCGTCGGCGGCGCCGGCGGTACGGCGATTGATCCCGCCCGGAACGGCGGCGCCGGCCAAGGCCTCGGCGGCGCGATCTTCAATCGCAGCGGCACGATCACGATCACCAACAGCACCATCGCCTCGAACACCGTCACGCAGGGCGACGGCTCGACGCTGGCGCGGGCCGGCAGCGGCGTCTTCAGCATCTCCGACACGACCTTGGCCGCCGCGCACATCAACAACACGATCATCAGTCATGTTGGCGCGCCGACGGTAGACGACTACACCTCCTTCGCCGTCGGCGCCGGTCATACCAGCACCGGCAATGGTAACTTGATGGGCGTACAGTTTGGGTTTCTTGGCGGAGCCAGCAACGCCGATCCGCAACTCGGTCCGCTCCAAGAGAACGGCGGCCTCACCCGCACGATGGCGCTGCTCGCCGGCAGTCCGGCCATCAATCAAGGCATCGACCTGCTCCCCGGCAACGGCGTCCCCGCGACCGATCAGCGCGGCCTGCCGCGCGATCCGACGAACATCGACGTCGGCGCCTTCGAGTACCGCCTCGTCGCCAGCATGATCGTCAACGCTGAAATCGACGAAACCAACGTCGCCGCCACGCTTTCGCTCCGCGAAGCGATCGAACTCGCCAACGGCACGCGCTCTTACGACGCCCTCTCCGCGAGCGAAAAGGCCCAGGTCACGCTCGTCGGCGGCATCTCGAACACGATCACCTTCGCCAGCAATCTGAACGGCAAAACGATCACGCTGACGACCGTCGGCTCCGGCCGCGTCGGTCCCACGGCGCTGCCGATCACGAGCAACATCGTCGTCACGGGCCCCGCCGGCAACAGCGGCGTCACCGTTACCGCGGCCGGAACTACGATGCGACTCTTCGACGTCACGAACAGCGGAAATCTCACGCTACAAAACCTGACGCTCACTGGGGGAACGGCTCGCGGCTTCGCCGGCGGCGATTTCTTCCTCGGCGGCGGCGGCGGCGGCAGCGCCGGCCTGGGCGGCGCTGTCTTTAACCAAGGCACGCTACAAATCCTCAATAGCACGCTCACCGCCAACATCGCCCAAGGGGGCGCCGGCGGCATGTTCAACGAAACGCTCGAAGGTAACGGCGGCTCAGGCGGCGGCGGCCTGAACGTCAAAGGCGCCAACGTCGCCAACAACAACGGCAGCTCGGGCGGTGGGCCCAACGGCGGCGCGGGCAGTAGCGGCTACGGCGAAGATGGCGGCTTCGGCGGCGGCGGCGCGGGCGGAGCGAGCGATGGCAGCAGTTCCGGCGGTCAACCCGGCGGCATCGGCGGCTACGGCGGCGGGGGCGGCGGCGGCGGGTACGCCTCGTCATTCCCCGGCATCGGCGGAGCCGGCGGCTTTGGCGGCGGCGCGGGCGGCAATAGCGGCATCGGCGGCAATGGCGGCTCGGGCATGGGAGGCGCCATCTTCAACGAAGCCGGCATCGTCATCATCAGCAATAGCACGCTCGCCGCCAACACGGCTGTCGGCGGGGTAGGGGACGTCGGCGGCTCCGGAATCGGCGGCGCCCTCTACAATCACAACGGCACGATCACCATCTCCAGCAGCACGATCTTCGCCAACATCGCCGCCCAAGCCGGCCGCGGCGTCTACAATCTCGGCGACGACGGATACGCCACCACAGATTCAATCACCGCCGACGCCGTCATTAACAACACGATCATCGGCCAAGCCAGCGCCCCCGCCGGCGAAGACTTCACCGGCGCGACCATCGGCAACGGCGTCAACGCCACCTCCGGCAGCTACAACCTCATCCGCACCTTCAGCGGCTTCGCCGGCGCCGTCGTGAGCAGCGCCGATCCCAAGCTCGGCCCGCTGCAAAACAACGGCGGCCCCACGCCGACAATGGCCCTCCTTACCGGCAGCCCCGCCATCGACGCCGGCAACCCCGGCTACGCATCTCCGCCCAGCGTCGACCAACGCGGCGGCGCGTTCGCGCGAGTGCTCAACGGCCGCATCGACGTCGGCGCCTACGAAGGCGTCGCCAGCGTCGCGGCCTCCGCCGACTTCAACGCCGACAGCCGAGTCGACGGCCGCGACTTCCTCGCCTGGCAACGCGGCTTCGGCATCGCGTCAAACGCGACGAAAGCCAACGGCGACGCCGATAACAACGGCGCCGTCAACGCCGCCGACTTAGCCGTTTGGAAAACGCAATTCGGCACAAGCGGAGCCGTCACCGCTGCGGCCCCCGCCGCCGCGCCCGCGATGGCCCCAGCCAGCGCCACGTTCGCTATGCCTGCGATAGCGCCCACAACGCTCGCAATCACGAACAGCGAAGATCAACCGTCGCCGCCCGCCAGCGAAAGCTCAGCTGCGACTCCGGTAACTCAACACTGGTTCTGGCTAGCCGGCGAAGGCCTCGTAACGCGAGCCGCCTCGCCAAGAGCAGCCGCAACGCAACAAGACGCCGATAACTACTCCACGCCATCGCGGCACGCGTTCTGGTCGAGCTTCTCGCCGACCGGGCTCAAGCGCTCAGCACACAGCGACGCCGAGGACTTCGGACTAAGTTACAACGACGACGAAGAAGCAGCAGCAGCGAACCCCGACGCGTTGAACTCGCTCGACCACGCCTTCGCCAACCTCGCCGGCTCGCACTTGGACTTCTAG